In Camelina sativa cultivar DH55 chromosome 17, Cs, whole genome shotgun sequence, the genomic stretch TATTAGCTCATTGTTAACGATACATAAAAATTGGGTGATCTGACATAACAGTAgttgttatttaaattagaGGTAAGCACGTCACCATTATATGAATTCCATATGCGGAATATTGAAATAATCGTCGTGActaagttatttattttttattttttttcattaatttagtTAACATATTGTACATTACTTGAATCACAAGTCACTTAGGGCTTAGTCAAAcccaccaacaaaaaaaaacatttatatcaaaaatcttaaattacaaaagaagaaaccataaaaccaaaattctCTGATGAACCTGTTGTGTATGTTTTAGCATATAAATGGTTTATTAACATAACGGTCATGACAATACAAACCTGGCCGTTGACTAAACCTATGTCTCTTGAGAATCTCCCTAGCTCTCATAACCAGTTTTTTGTTCGTGATCTTCTTGTCCTTTCTCGTCTCCGACAGTATCGTCTGAATCGCATCACTGAATGCTCCATAAGCTTTCCCGGTTCTTGTCACATAAACATCCTCTGATTTCTCATTTGTTTGGCATCCACTTAACAGAATACCATTGTCAgcaaatacttttgtttttggttttgtgccTTCAGAATCAACTGCTGCATTGACCTCGCAGTTTCCTATCTCACGTACACTTCTGTCACGACTCATGCTTGAGTCTTCACCAAATAATTTAGCAAGTGTCTGTCTGATTCTCCCAGATTGGATATTAGTTTTCCCGGTTTTTTGCTTGAGAAGACTTACGTAAATATGGAAAGGTATATATCTTGTTTTTACATCAAAGGTTTCATCGGTCTCTAATTCTAACTGTCCGGCAAAGCTTTCTTGGCCACCGCCACGGTCTGTCGTCTGAGATTTTGAGACTCCACAGATAGCAAAAAAACTCGTCAGAATGCTAAGAAGGTAGTCAACAATCCCATGTTTTGGTGGATCCTCATGGTTTTCCTCGATCGGCTTCACATGGCTTTCCCCGATCTGCTCCTTTACTTCCTCGATGAGACCACCACTATGACAAGAGTCCGAGATTATCGTCAGTTGACAACCTTTTTTGACCTTTGCAACCATACTTCTAAATTCATCGTCTACACACACATTTatgccaaaacaaaacaaaatgatcaGTAAAAACCCTgaaaaataatccaaaacaCCAATATTGATTCAGAAACGCAATTAAATcgaaattgcaaaacaaaaacgtatCCGCTCTGTTTCAAGAACCAGAGCCCTCTGTTTCAAGAAACAGAGTCCTCTGTTTTCTTAATCGATTGCATAAGGCTATGTTTTAACTacgaattttttttatgaatggTTATATAGTCGAACAAAGAAACATGAAAtttacgagaaaaaaaaaaatgaaggttACTACTATGATATTATACCCCTGATAAGATTCATATCGGAAGGAGTGATACACTCGTCAAACCCGGTAGAGTCGCCTGATTCTATATCAGGAGGCGGAAGTCTCGTGCCATGTCCACTGTAATGGAAGACCAGAAAGTCACCAGATTTCCCGAAGTCGATGAGTTCTTCCAAATGGTGGCGGATGTTCTTGCCTGTGGGTTGGATGCAGGATTTGTCCGTGTCGATCAGTACTGTGATGTCCTTGTTGGCGAATCCGTAACGTTCGATTAAGCATTTCTTCATCCGACGGACGTCGTTGACGCATCCACGCAACTCCACCGCTGTTCCTGGATAGTTGATTCCTATCAATAGCGCTTTCTTCGCCATTGACGAAGTACAAgtcttctcttttgcttttttttttttttttttttttttttttttttttctttttttcttatatgaattGTATTGTTATAcactttgattttatttttaaacgaAAGAGTTTAGCATTTAAAACTACCACGAAAGTTCTGATACAGACCTTACATTCTTGACTGTTATATTGCCTTTTTTCTATTCCTAGAACCTTTGTGGGGGTGCTGTTTGTTAATGGCCTTTTTTACGTCtcattctttatatttttttttcttggtctttctttttttttgttggcggCTATTTCATTGGTCTTTCTTATACCGGATACTAATAACTCGTTTTAGTCTTTATCTTAGAAACATGAGAGCCATTAAGCTAATCATTTGAAATAATACTCTACTAGTGGTCAATAAGGAATTATATGGTtaggttttgagttattttaaaattgagttTGCGTATCtagttgacaaaacaaaaacaaaaaaaaaggttggcaCTATCTTACTAATTAGTTTTCCCCATGTGGTTGTGTTTGTGTATCTAAGGTCAATAATTCAATTCCATGTTTAGAAAACTAAGTTTATGCTCCTTTTAATTAACGTTTGGATTGTGTACACACTAATTTCCTAGCTTATGCTACTATTTCTTTATCTTATGCTACTATTTCTTTATGTTTTGCAGTTTtgcaaaacaaactcaaaaaaaccAAGACTCTTCGAAAACCCTAGCcgctagagagagaaagagagagagagggaaagtcGCCGGCTTCGTTCCGCCTCTCCGGTTGCCCTTCCGGCGCCAGAAAGGGCTCCGTCCTCCTTTGTTGTCTTCTCCcgcttcttgtcttcttctcgCTGGCGGTTGGGTGCCTCTCGATGGTGGTGGTTCCGGAGATATCTCGGCGAGTGAAGCGAAGTTTCCGTGGTGGTGGTTACTAGTGAAGGCTCTGGTGCGATGTTGGAGGACAGCGTCGACTCTATGGCCAGATCTGGCGAATCTGGGTTGGCGACTTTGTTTGCTGGTTCCGGCGGTTTGTTGGCTTCGGTGAGCAATGAGAGATGAAGCTTCTCTTCGACGAGCTTCTGCGGTTGGGTTTGGGTTCTTATTCAGATCCGACCTCTCATTCCAGCCACAGCGGTGTCTTGCAGCAAGGAGCggtttgttttagtttcaatcCGGCCAAGGAGTGTGCCTTGTAAAACGACGGAAGTGATGTAGTTTCTTGTTCTTGCACTGTGAGGTGATGATATGCTATTATGTGTTCtcaatttttaatcttttgaagATTAGCATTCTGGTTGTTATTTGGTTAGTTCGGAGAAGCAGCTATTTCGTCGGTTTTGCCTCACGACTCTTGGTCGGGTCAGTCGGATGTATTGTCCGTTTTTAGGTTTAGGACCGGAACAGTGAAAGCCGGAGAGACCAAGCTCTTCTAATGATGCGCCTTTGGTTATTGAAGCTATTGGGACAAGTTCTACATGTCAATCAAGAGGTTCTCATAGTTGGGATTTGATCATTTTCAgtagtagttttttttgttttctctgtgttagtatttgttttcgtgtcattagattaatttaggtggtttaagagatgattttaTATCGAGTCGtggtgtgttatctatctcaccatggttaaaaaaatgcaatggttctcGATTAGGTAGCGTTGAATCCGCCTAGTGTTccagggttgtacttgatcaacTATTGCATTTCTTTTGGTCCAAGTCTCTAGAGGTGAATATAATgtgcttttgatttttgttgtaataCTTTGATTAATGGAAAATTGttgttgagaaagaaaaaaaaactcaaaaaaccaAGATGAGACATTTCCAGTAAATAGCAAAACACTATCGGAATAATGTATAAAGCCCAATAATTAAGACGGCCCAATGATACTTTCAGGCCTCgttaaatttaatgattttctccGTCCGTACAACTTAAAACGTGCGTagccttcttcttttgtttctctgcaAGAACCAGTGGCGATGATGAACATAGGCGCTGGTCCCGGTGGCGGTATGGCCCGATACGTATACGTCGATATGGCCGGATACGTCAGTATGACCGGATACGGAGGAATGGCCGGATACGGCGGAGGAAGCGGATACGGCGGAGGAAGCGGACCAACGGTCGCAGCAGCCGCCGCTGCATTAGAGAAGCAAAAGGTGTTGTTACAGAGAGTAGAGACTGACATCACATCCGTCGTCCATAACTTCACTCAAATCGTCGATGACTCGAGGGTTTGTGATctgatttcgattttttttttttacttattagtATTGGATTCAGAATTCAATCTCTGGAGCATAGATTTCGATTGGAGATAACCGTTTTTTGGAAatctgttttacaaaaaaaaaaaaaaatctttagattttGGTTCTCAGTTCACTGAAGGTGAAGAacgttttggttttgtgtaGGTGAGTGTTCCACCGGTAAAGAACTCTCAAGAAGCAAACATGATGGAGATTCGAGCGtcaagattggtaaaaatttgatgtctttttttAACTTAAGGATGATGCGATTAGGTTTTAAGGTTTAAGGTAGTATTTGGGATTTGAAGCTCACAGGTGCAAAAAAGTGTTAGAATCCAGAGCTTACATGTCACGAGAATGAGTCTCCAAAATCTAATCTTAGTTTTGGTTTACAACTTGGGTTTGTCAAGAGTGGTTAAATTGATGTCTTTTAACTTAGGAAGATGCAATTAGGGTTTAAAGCTTTAAGGCAGTACTTGGGGATCTGAATGAATCCAGAGCTCACATTTCACTAATAGGTCTCCAGAATCTAATCTTAGTTGTAGTTTTGGTTTTCAACTGGGTTTGTTTTGGTAGCTTATTATGTATTGCCatcattttgtttgttaactGAGTTCTTTTACTAATGATGATGAACAGGTTCAAGCAGCTGATTCTCTTTTAAAACTCGTATCGGAACTGAAGCAAACAGCAATTTGTTCAGGATTTGCATCACTAAACGATCATGTAGAACAAAGAATTGAAGAGTTTGATCAAGAGGCCGAGAAGACTAATCGATTGTTGGCTGTAATAGCCGATAATGCATCTTCCAGTCTTAAAGAGCTCGAGTCTCACTATTACTCTTCTGCTCAGAGATTGACTCTAGACATATAAAGGGGTTTCTGTATCTAATCCGGGGAAAATAGCAATTGTATGATGATCTTCTAACTTCTATATAGCCAAAACTTTGTAGGCTTCTTTGTCGGAACAAAATGTGATATAAATGGGCATTTAACTTTTGAACctaagtgtttttttaatcCAAGAGATATTTTCTTCCCTGCACCATCTCCATAACCCACTTCCTCAGCAATTCATAAAATACAATTGTCTCCACTCGTTAATTTTCACTTCTTAATTCCCAATAATATAATGTACGACGTGCACACCTATCTTGGTAGGCAGATGAAGCGTTATTATATACGTGACAACAAGTAATGTCGaaatttgattgataaaaaaCGTAGTCAACTCGACATTGATGCTTTAAGACaagattcttgttttctttcttcttctgtacgTGGAAAAGAGGACACTCTTGATCTAGTTTTACTCGCTGGCGATGTTATTGAAACCCGGGAATAAGCTTGTCTCGCCAGAggtaaaaatttaattaaaacatctatAATTCTCATCACTTTGGATAAAGAAAGTGTTTAGGATATACCTATTTAGATAAGGGTTAGGAATATATTGTACTTATCTAGTTATCTTGAACCgtgtatatttatatgtttcgGAATTGTGACGGTGTGACCTAATAACACAATATATACAAAGCTTTTCCTTGATTCGTTCTACTTTACAGAACCCTATGAAATCGTCTTATGTTCGTTTGCAGAAGAGTCATCATCCTGACGACTCTGCCTCATGCTCATCAAACCATAAATCTCAACAACGACAACCACGTAAAGATAAGCAGAAGCAGATTGATCAAAACacaaagaagattgaagaagatataATAACAACAGACCCGAATCCATTCGTCAGCAATCACAACAGTAACATGATCTCGCGAAGCAACAGCATGGGAAGCACATCCACTGATAACTCCTCTAAGCCTCACACAGGAGGAGATATTAGGTGGGACGCAGTGAACTCCCTGAAATCGAGAGGAATAAAGCTGGGAATCAACGATTTTCGCGTATTGAAGCGGCTAGGTTATGGAGATATAGGAAGTGTATATCTTGTTGAACTCAAAGGAGCAAACCCTACGACGTATTTCGCGATGAAAGTAATGGATAAGGCATCTCTTGTGAGCAGGAACAAGCTGTTGAGAGCTCAgacggagagagagatcttatCTCAGCTTGATCATCCTTTCTTGCCGACTCTTTACGCTCACTTCGAGACTGATAAATTCTATTGCTTGGTCATGGAGTTTTGTAGCGGTGGCAATCTCTATTCCTTGAGACAGAAGCAACCTAACAAGTGTTTCACAGAAGACGCTGCAAGGTTAGTAGTATACAAAACAGAGTatagaaacagagagataacattaattaactatatataattaagggTTTGGTTTTGTTGCTTATAATTACAGGTTCTTTGCATCAGAAGTGTTATTAGCATTAGAGTATCTACACATGCTCGGAATCGTATACCGAGATCTAAAGCCAGAGAACGTTCTTGTTCGTGACGACGGTCACATTATGCTCTCCGATTTCGATTTATCCCTCCGTTGTTCAGTCAATCCAACACTTGTGAAATCTTTCAACGGAGGAGGAACCACCGGAATCATTGACAACGATGCGGCGGTTCAAGGATGTTACCAACCGTCCACATTCTTCCCAAGAATGCGTCAATCCTCGAAGAaaaaccgaaaatccaaatccGATTTCGACGGATCATTA encodes the following:
- the LOC104755964 gene encoding mediator of RNA polymerase II transcription subunit 22b-like codes for the protein MMNIGAGPGGGMARYVYVDMAGYVSMTGYGGMAGYGGGSGYGGGSGPTVAAAAAALEKQKVLLQRVETDITSVVHNFTQIVDDSRVSVPPVKNSQEANMMEIRASRLVQAADSLLKLVSELKQTAICSGFASLNDHVEQRIEEFDQEAEKTNRLLAVIADNASSSLKELESHYYSSAQRLTLDI
- the LOC104755965 gene encoding serine/threonine-protein kinase RHS3-like, with the protein product MLLKPGNKLVSPEKSHHPDDSASCSSNHKSQQRQPRKDKQKQIDQNTKKIEEDIITTDPNPFVSNHNSNMISRSNSMGSTSTDNSSKPHTGGDIRWDAVNSLKSRGIKLGINDFRVLKRLGYGDIGSVYLVELKGANPTTYFAMKVMDKASLVSRNKLLRAQTEREILSQLDHPFLPTLYAHFETDKFYCLVMEFCSGGNLYSLRQKQPNKCFTEDAARFFASEVLLALEYLHMLGIVYRDLKPENVLVRDDGHIMLSDFDLSLRCSVNPTLVKSFNGGGTTGIIDNDAAVQGCYQPSTFFPRMRQSSKKNRKSKSDFDGSLPELMAEPADVKSMSFVGTHEYLAPEIIKNEGHGSAVDWWTFGIFIYELLHGATPFKGQGNKATLYNVIGQPLRFPEYSQVSSTAKDLIKGLLVKEPQNRIAYKRGATEIKQHPFFEGVNWALIRGETPPHMPEPVDFSCYMKKEKESLPAFTDVAAEVKKSKMCNEAKSGSDPDYIVFEYF
- the LOC104755963 gene encoding metacaspase-8-like, with protein sequence MAKKALLIGINYPGTAVELRGCVNDVRRMKKCLIERYGFANKDITVLIDTDKSCIQPTGKNIRHHLEELIDFGKSGDFLVFHYSGHGTRLPPPDIESGDSTGFDECITPSDMNLIRDDEFRSMVAKVKKGCQLTIISDSCHSGGLIEEVKEQIGESHVKPIEENHEDPPKHGIVDYLLSILTSFFAICGVSKSQTTDRGGGQESFAGQLELETDETFDVKTRYIPFHIYVSLLKQKTGKTNIQSGRIRQTLAKLFGEDSSMSRDRSVREIGNCEVNAAVDSEGTKPKTKVFADNGILLSGCQTNEKSEDVYVTRTGKAYGAFSDAIQTILSETRKDKKITNKKLVMRAREILKRHRFSQRPGLYCHDRYVNKPFIC